One Ethanoligenens harbinense YUAN-3 genomic window carries:
- the dapA gene encoding 4-hydroxy-tetrahydrodipicolinate synthase, translated as MKNTIFTGAAVAIVTPMHADGTVDLDKLGRFIDFQIQGGTDAIVICATTGESSTLTHEEHIEAIRYAVQKTAGRVPVIAGTGSNDTAYAVKLSLEAQKAGVDALLCVTPYYNKTSQAGLVAHFTYIADRVDLPIILYNVPSRTGVNIKPETYLTLSKHPNIVATKEANGDITSVARTAALCGDDLAIYSGNDDQIVPLLSLGAKGVISVLSNVMPQKAHDICARYFAGDVEGSRRLQLELISLIDALFITVNPIPVKAALNLMGFDMGPCRLPLTDLSEQEESILKAELEKHHLLQKVFS; from the coding sequence TTGAAGAATACGATTTTTACCGGTGCCGCTGTCGCAATCGTCACCCCCATGCATGCCGACGGCACCGTTGATCTGGATAAGCTGGGCCGCTTCATTGATTTTCAGATTCAGGGTGGCACGGATGCCATCGTCATCTGTGCAACGACCGGGGAATCGTCCACCCTTACACATGAAGAACATATTGAAGCCATCCGTTATGCCGTGCAAAAAACGGCCGGGCGCGTACCCGTGATTGCGGGCACCGGCAGCAACGACACGGCTTACGCAGTCAAATTATCTTTGGAAGCACAGAAAGCGGGCGTGGACGCGTTGCTCTGCGTGACACCGTATTACAATAAGACCTCGCAGGCAGGTCTTGTGGCACATTTCACCTACATCGCCGACCGGGTCGATCTGCCGATCATTCTGTATAATGTGCCCAGCCGTACCGGTGTGAACATCAAACCGGAAACGTATCTGACACTTTCCAAGCATCCGAACATCGTCGCCACGAAAGAGGCGAATGGTGATATCACTTCGGTGGCCCGCACGGCCGCGCTCTGCGGGGACGATTTGGCTATCTATTCCGGGAACGACGACCAGATCGTCCCCTTGCTCTCCCTGGGTGCAAAAGGCGTAATCTCGGTGCTTTCCAACGTCATGCCGCAGAAAGCGCACGACATCTGCGCGCGGTATTTTGCAGGAGATGTCGAGGGTTCCCGCCGTCTCCAGTTGGAGCTGATTTCGCTCATCGACGCGTTGTTTATCACGGTCAATCCCATCCCGGTCAAGGCAGCGCTGAATCTCATGGGATTTGACATGGGGCCCTGCCGCCTGCCGCTGACCGACCTTTCCGAACAGGAAGAATCCATCTTGAAGGCGGAACTGGAAAAGCACCACCTCTTACAAAAAGTTTTCTCCTGA
- the queA gene encoding tRNA preQ1(34) S-adenosylmethionine ribosyltransferase-isomerase QueA, which yields MKKSDFYYDLPPERIAQEPLAQRDQSRLMTLDRATGAVGHRHFYDLPDLLLPGDCLILNNSRVLPARLYGNREKTGGRVEFVLLNEKKRDEWEVILRPGRTARVGARYVFGGGLLKAEVLEIIEDGNRIVRFEHEGDFYRLIEQIGEMPLPHYITHRLKDKERYQTVYAKESGSAAAPTAGLHFTPELLEHLRQKGVRIGYVTLHVGLGTFRPVKADTIEKHVMHSEHYELPEETAALIRETKASGGRVVGVGTTSCRTLESVAQRYGEIRAAEGWTDIFIYPGFQFQVLDALITNFHLPESTLIMLVSAFAGREHVLHAYQEAIAEQYRFYSFGDAMLLY from the coding sequence ATGAAAAAATCGGATTTTTACTATGATCTTCCCCCGGAACGGATTGCACAAGAACCGCTGGCGCAGCGGGATCAGTCGCGCCTGATGACGCTCGACCGCGCCACCGGCGCGGTGGGACACCGACATTTTTATGATTTGCCTGACTTGCTGCTGCCGGGCGACTGCCTGATTCTGAACAACTCCCGCGTGCTGCCCGCCAGGCTGTACGGCAACCGCGAAAAAACAGGCGGCCGGGTGGAATTTGTGCTTCTCAATGAAAAGAAACGCGATGAATGGGAAGTGATCCTCCGTCCGGGACGCACCGCCCGCGTGGGTGCACGGTATGTGTTCGGCGGCGGGCTGCTCAAGGCGGAAGTGCTGGAGATCATTGAAGACGGCAATCGCATCGTACGCTTTGAGCACGAGGGGGATTTCTATCGGCTGATCGAGCAAATCGGAGAGATGCCGCTTCCGCATTATATCACGCACAGATTGAAAGACAAGGAACGTTACCAGACCGTTTATGCCAAAGAGTCCGGTTCGGCGGCGGCACCTACGGCGGGGCTGCATTTTACGCCGGAGCTGCTGGAGCACCTGCGGCAGAAAGGTGTGCGCATCGGCTATGTCACGCTGCATGTGGGGCTTGGTACGTTCCGTCCGGTGAAGGCAGACACCATTGAGAAACATGTGATGCACAGCGAGCATTACGAACTGCCGGAGGAAACGGCCGCCCTTATCCGGGAAACCAAAGCGTCCGGTGGGCGCGTGGTGGGCGTGGGCACTACCAGTTGCCGTACACTGGAAAGCGTGGCGCAGCGGTACGGAGAAATCCGTGCGGCGGAAGGATGGACGGATATTTTCATTTATCCGGGTTTCCAGTTTCAAGTGCTGGATGCGCTCATCACCAATTTCCATCTGCCGGAATCGACGCTCATCATGCTGGTATCGGCATTTGCGGGCAGGGAGCATGTGCTGCACGCATATCAGGAAGCCATTGCCGAACAATACCGCTTTTACAGCTTCGGGGACGCGATGCTTCTGTATTAA
- the dapB gene encoding 4-hydroxy-tetrahydrodipicolinate reductase has product MKRIILSGCNGKMGRVVSQAAAEREDCTIVAGFDINADRNESYPVYAEPESFDGEADAIIDFSHPAYFPKVLEFAAARRLPVVVATTGLSAEQREQLQQLAQTVPVFFSANMSLGVNLILDLCKKAAAVLSDSFDIEIVEMHHNQKIDAPSGTALMLADGISSVLPKTPQYVYDRHSRRQKREKNEIGIHSVRGGTIVGEHEVLFAGTDEVITIRHSASSKRIFATGAINAALFLTLQNPGLYDMSHLVSAIGG; this is encoded by the coding sequence ATGAAGCGCATCATACTGAGTGGTTGCAACGGAAAAATGGGGCGCGTGGTTTCGCAGGCTGCGGCGGAACGCGAGGACTGTACGATCGTGGCCGGTTTTGACATCAACGCAGACCGGAACGAGTCCTACCCGGTTTACGCCGAGCCGGAATCGTTTGACGGAGAAGCCGACGCAATCATCGATTTCTCCCACCCGGCCTATTTTCCCAAAGTGCTGGAGTTTGCAGCCGCAAGACGCCTGCCGGTCGTGGTGGCGACCACCGGTCTTTCCGCCGAGCAGCGGGAGCAACTGCAGCAGCTTGCCCAAACCGTGCCGGTCTTTTTCTCAGCCAATATGTCGCTGGGTGTCAATCTGATTCTGGACCTGTGTAAAAAAGCAGCAGCCGTACTTTCCGATTCATTTGATATCGAAATCGTGGAGATGCACCACAATCAGAAAATCGATGCACCGAGTGGAACAGCCCTCATGCTTGCAGACGGGATCTCATCCGTACTGCCGAAGACGCCTCAATATGTCTACGATCGGCATTCCCGCCGCCAGAAACGCGAGAAAAACGAGATCGGCATCCACTCCGTGCGCGGTGGCACGATCGTGGGCGAGCATGAGGTGCTGTTTGCCGGCACCGACGAAGTCATCACCATCCGCCACTCCGCGTCGTCCAAACGCATTTTTGCCACAGGTGCCATCAACGCCGCCTTGTTCCTCACCCTGCAAAATCCGGGATTGTACGATATGAGCCATCTGGTATCCGCGATTGGAGGCTGA
- the asd gene encoding aspartate-semialdehyde dehydrogenase, translating to MKQYKVGIIGATGMVGQRFITLLEGHPWFTVEVLAASARSKGKAYEEAVAGRWFMKKPIPETLKAKTLYDAEADLDTIVSQVDFVFCAVNMKKEEIRALEEKYAKVECPVISNNSANRFTPDIPMIVPEINADHAAVIPFQRKRLGTKRGFIAVKSNCSLQSYVPALHPLRAFGMTRVLACTYQAISGAGKTFESWPEILDNVVPYIGGEEEKSEQEPLKIWGKLQNGAIVPESDGPSITTQCLRVPVSDGHMAAVFASFAQKPELKQILQIWKDFKGRAQELQLPSAPKQFLHYFTENDRPQTRLDREIENGMAVSIGRLRPDSQYDIKFVCLSHNTIRGAAGGGILMAELLCAEGYLD from the coding sequence ATGAAACAGTACAAAGTCGGGATCATCGGCGCCACGGGCATGGTGGGGCAGCGTTTCATCACGCTGCTGGAGGGCCATCCGTGGTTTACGGTAGAGGTGCTGGCCGCAAGCGCCAGATCCAAAGGCAAAGCATACGAGGAGGCGGTGGCGGGGCGCTGGTTCATGAAGAAGCCGATCCCCGAAACACTGAAAGCCAAAACGCTCTACGACGCGGAAGCGGATCTGGACACCATCGTTTCGCAGGTGGATTTTGTTTTTTGCGCCGTTAATATGAAAAAAGAGGAAATTCGCGCACTGGAAGAAAAATACGCCAAAGTCGAGTGCCCGGTCATCTCCAACAACAGCGCCAACCGGTTCACACCGGACATTCCCATGATCGTACCGGAAATCAACGCCGATCATGCCGCCGTCATCCCGTTTCAGCGCAAACGGTTGGGTACAAAACGCGGCTTCATCGCCGTTAAATCCAACTGCTCGCTGCAAAGCTATGTTCCCGCGCTGCATCCGCTGCGTGCATTTGGCATGACCCGTGTGCTTGCCTGCACCTATCAGGCCATTTCGGGCGCGGGCAAGACATTCGAGAGCTGGCCGGAGATTTTGGACAATGTGGTGCCCTACATCGGCGGCGAAGAAGAAAAATCGGAACAGGAACCGCTGAAGATCTGGGGCAAACTGCAAAATGGCGCGATCGTACCGGAAAGTGATGGTCCGTCCATCACCACACAGTGCCTGCGCGTGCCGGTATCCGACGGGCATATGGCCGCCGTGTTCGCCAGTTTTGCACAAAAACCCGAGCTTAAGCAGATCCTGCAAATCTGGAAGGATTTCAAGGGCAGAGCACAGGAATTGCAGTTGCCGAGCGCACCGAAACAATTCCTGCATTATTTCACCGAAAACGACCGCCCGCAGACAAGGCTGGACCGCGAGATCGAAAACGGAATGGCCGTGTCCATCGGTCGCCTGCGCCCGGACAGCCAGTATGATATCAAATTTGTCTGTCTTTCTCACAACACCATCCGCGGCGCGGCGGGCGGCGGCATTCTGATGGCCGAACTGCTTTGCGCCGAAGGATATCTGGATTGA